One window of Aliarcobacter lanthieri genomic DNA carries:
- a CDS encoding nickel-dependent hydrogenase large subunit produces the protein MATKHLVIDPITRIEGHLRIEAIIDENNVVTDAYSSSTMFRGIEEILKGRDPRDCGLLAMRICGVCTGTHYQRSIEAVEHAFDVTIPKNARLVRNLIQGALYLHDHIVHFYHLHALDWVDITEALKADPKATVLEAQKWANISGQRPWNANEDVYVQVQERVTKYVKQGRLGIFGNAYWGSKGFKLTPEQNLIGLSHYLDALELQRELAKMMAIFGGKNPHPQSFVVGGVTCVQDIKNPARIAEFKQILKKARKFTKEAYLSDVYMAGTMYADEALEGIGGGVGNYMSYGGFRLDDLPFYNSAKLFPAGIVKNRDLSKVYEIDQTKITEDVTHAWYEGSTNLHPYDGVTKPNYTGFGKKEDNIAYLDTKNKYSWIKSPLYNDERMEVGPLARMIVGYASNNERIKKYVTNFLTNANLPASVLFSTVGRTAARAIETELMADIMMEWIDELASNVAHGDLSTWTEFDFNTVAKNTKGIGLEEAPRGALGHWVKIKDGKVENYQAVVPSTWNAAPRDYKGRLGAYESSLIGTKVANPDQPLEILRTIHSFDPCIACAVHIIDTNGKELGVYKVNPI, from the coding sequence ATGGCAACAAAACATTTAGTAATAGATCCAATTACAAGAATTGAAGGACATCTTAGAATTGAAGCAATTATAGATGAAAACAATGTTGTAACAGATGCTTACTCTTCTTCTACAATGTTTAGAGGAATTGAAGAAATATTAAAAGGAAGAGATCCAAGAGATTGTGGGCTTTTAGCTATGAGAATTTGTGGAGTTTGTACAGGAACTCACTATCAAAGAAGTATTGAAGCAGTTGAACATGCTTTTGATGTAACTATTCCAAAAAATGCAAGATTGGTTAGAAATCTTATTCAAGGTGCTTTATATCTTCATGATCATATTGTACACTTTTATCATTTACATGCTCTTGATTGGGTTGATATAACAGAAGCTCTTAAAGCTGATCCAAAAGCAACAGTTTTAGAAGCTCAAAAATGGGCAAATATTTCTGGACAAAGACCATGGAATGCTAATGAAGATGTTTATGTACAAGTTCAAGAAAGAGTTACAAAATATGTAAAACAAGGGAGATTAGGGATTTTTGGAAATGCTTATTGGGGTTCTAAAGGTTTTAAACTTACTCCTGAACAAAATCTAATAGGGCTTTCTCATTATCTTGATGCTCTTGAATTGCAAAGAGAATTAGCAAAAATGATGGCTATTTTTGGTGGTAAAAATCCACATCCACAATCTTTTGTTGTAGGTGGAGTTACTTGTGTTCAGGATATTAAGAATCCTGCAAGGATTGCTGAATTTAAACAAATTCTTAAAAAAGCTAGAAAATTTACTAAAGAAGCTTATTTAAGTGATGTTTATATGGCTGGAACAATGTATGCAGATGAGGCTTTAGAAGGAATAGGTGGAGGTGTAGGAAACTATATGTCTTATGGTGGATTTAGATTAGATGATTTACCATTTTATAACTCTGCAAAACTTTTCCCTGCTGGAATTGTAAAAAATAGAGATTTATCAAAAGTTTATGAGATAGATCAAACAAAAATTACCGAAGATGTAACTCATGCTTGGTATGAAGGTAGTACAAACCTACATCCTTATGATGGTGTTACAAAACCAAATTATACAGGTTTTGGTAAAAAAGAAGATAATATTGCTTATTTAGATACAAAAAATAAATATTCTTGGATTAAATCACCACTTTATAATGATGAAAGAATGGAAGTTGGACCACTTGCTAGAATGATTGTAGGATATGCAAGTAATAATGAAAGAATTAAAAAATATGTTACAAACTTTTTAACAAATGCAAATCTTCCTGCAAGTGTATTGTTCTCAACAGTCGGAAGAACAGCAGCTCGTGCAATAGAGACTGAACTTATGGCTGATATTATGATGGAATGGATAGATGAATTAGCTTCAAACGTTGCACATGGAGATTTATCAACATGGACAGAATTTGATTTTAATACTGTTGCAAAAAATACAAAAGGAATAGGTCTTGAAGAAGCTCCAAGAGGTGCTTTAGGACATTGGGTAAAAATTAAAGATGGAAAAGTAGAAAACTATCAAGCTGTTGTTCCTTCAACTTGGAATGCAGCTCCTAGAGATTATAAAGGAAGATTAGGTGCTTACGAATCATCATTAATTGGTACAAAGGTAGCAAATCCAGATCAACCTTTAGAAATATTAAGAACTATTCATAGTTTTGATCCATGTATTGCTTGTGCTGTTCATATCATAGATACAAATGGTAAAGAACTTGGTGTATATAAAGTAAATCCAATTTAA